The following proteins are co-located in the Flammeovirga kamogawensis genome:
- a CDS encoding DUF4163 domain-containing protein: MRLIIFSILLIFNTSFKQTSTVLNYALLENSIEIEKQGFNKLNSSLHYELNVSYPKVMYTNKIDVEHKINLDIQGIMAFAISDFLSKTRSVKIDKGVLGLSYMNLNYNVHFNNNGILSLCFDKETFYNGLDGVRKLSVTYNYDVNDKRKIQLKDLFKTGVDYYSSLNKIIKEKLGNGAKVSSDAVNTFCITKEGLYFPLDIKKCRGKKCPDFIKINWSELQEILSPYISQKKDI, from the coding sequence ATGAGATTAATAATCTTCTCGATATTACTTATTTTCAACACATCATTTAAACAAACTTCTACTGTGTTGAATTACGCCCTACTTGAAAACTCTATTGAGATTGAAAAGCAGGGGTTCAATAAACTCAATTCATCTTTACATTACGAGCTAAATGTGTCTTACCCAAAAGTAATGTATACTAATAAAATAGATGTTGAGCATAAAATAAATCTTGATATACAAGGCATTATGGCTTTTGCTATTTCTGATTTCCTATCAAAAACAAGATCCGTAAAAATTGATAAAGGTGTTTTAGGTTTAAGTTATATGAACCTAAACTATAATGTACATTTTAATAATAACGGTATTCTAAGTTTATGCTTTGATAAAGAAACTTTTTATAACGGCTTAGATGGTGTTCGTAAATTATCTGTAACATATAATTATGATGTAAATGATAAACGAAAAATTCAGTTAAAAGACTTATTTAAAACAGGAGTTGATTACTATTCTAGCTTAAATAAAATTATTAAAGAGAAATTAGGCAATGGAGCAAAGGTATCTTCTGATGCTGTAAATACATTTTGTATCACTAAAGAAGGCTTGTACTTTCCTTTAGACATTAAAAAGTGTAGAGGAAAAAAATGTCCTGATTTTATCAAAATAAACTGGTCAGAATTACAAGAAATTCTCTCACCGTATATCTCTCAAAAAAAGGACATTTAA